The genome window cactaaccgcaggtaaacgcaccgcccatccaaactcaccctaaatcTATGCAACTCAAACTCGAAACGATTAGAATTCAAAATGGTTTAACCCTGAATGGTTTTAACATgaaattaactcaaaaattttaaggtaaattacaccattagtcactaaactatggggtaagtttttgttttgatcacttaactaaaaaaagttacaatttggtcattgaactattcgaaagttttcatttaagttgctgaactattcaaaagtttttatttaagtcattgggttattaagttttttttttaaagttcacCCAATGAATTTTAAGTGACGATTCGACGACCGATACGGTGGATCAGTACTCATcgacgagtagaagaacatacatTTAATCCAATTTGATTTCACGGTTAGTATCGAAGATcggagaaaaaaattgtttgaattttggttcgcAGATTTGTGACGTCTAATGATGTttcgtgaaaaaaaaaataaactatagAAAAGACGAGGAAagagagctttcgattggtgcaAGTAGTGCGAACAGAGAAAGCCATACAATATCGATTTTAACAGTCTAGTgacttaaaagaaaactttagattagtttaatgaccaaattataactttttttagttaatttaatgaaaacttgtccataatttaatgactaataGTTCActttacccaaaattttaaaactagaCCCAAATTGATTCCACCCAAAACCAATACCACTTACCAACATATAAAggtttaatttgggttaatccACTAGATATCCTTGAACCATGGCTTAGATTCTAGATTAgtccataaacattaaaatgttataattgaaCCCTCAAATGATTACTGTTCTatcaattaagtcttttttGTCAACTTAAACGTCAACCTGGGCATAATGATCTGAAACAATTCAAGGCATAATGATCTGAAACAATTCAAACCCTAACCTAAACTCGAAATAATCTGAAATTGAAGAGGAcagaacaaaatataaaacaatatgaACTCAAAACTACTTGTGAGAAATTAGTCAATTACCCATGTCTGAAATTgacaaaaagattttaaaatcaaaagacCAAACTTAGATTAATACAATCGAAAATCAATTCAACTTGTATCTCGTCAAACATACACATACTGAGATTCAAATATCAACTTAAAACATGAGAGAAAGCTGATTCAATCGGTTCGGAGCAACTACTACAATAACTTATTTACCGACATTGTGACCATTAACAGTCTTCAGGGCCGTTCTCTAACCCTTCAACAATGTCTTCCACATACTTTACCTTCCCTTTTTTAATGTAAGGCAATATAAATCCAAGAGCCTCGAATACTGCTGACTCTAATCGGGTGTTATGAATCCTTCAATTCGAACTCTCTTATAAACAATTGTCACTAGATTGTGTACCCCTTCATGTCCATCATGACTGTATTGCAAGATCATCCCACAGACGGCAACACAATCGCGGAGTCTCATGTTGAGAAGCACAACATCCAACATTTTTGCCTCCGACGTTCTTGAAGTAGATATAGATTCCTTTGGGAAAATACCTGGAGATCATCATTGAAACTTATATAATAGTTGGATTCCTTTCTTATTagttaaagatttttatataattgataactaaatttattgaGTTCTAGTCCTTATGATAGATTTTACACAATTAAAAAGCTTTTACAATAGTTTATCATACATAATAATCCTTTTTCACCATTAAAAAGCTATTGCAATCGAGTATGAGTAACATTCATTTTCATGTAAAGAAACatgtatgaatttattaaacaatCTTTAGCCAAGACCTGTTCGTTTTACGATTTATGTTCGGGGTTCGTGCCTATCCTTTCTAACAATATTATCTCCAAGATTTGAACCTACGTTCTCCTCCTGGGAGTCAATATGTCTTACCATTGCACCTAATCAATTGTTGGTTCTATTTTATTAGacttgattaaaatataaatgtaattagCTTTTCCTAACTTTAATGGTTTCCTTagcatttatttcataaaatagaCAATTCTATTAATAATAAGCACACAATTCATTTAagattgatataaaataaagtagGTCTAATTAGGCTTTTACTCCGTATACTTTTCgcacatttgaaatttaatcattctacTTTTCAttctaaaagtttaattttttaaatttttatttaataacattgTCAAACAATTTTATCTTATAATATCGGATACAAAATTGGAGACCTTACAACCctagatttttcattttatttgcttatcTAGGTTTCCACATGTGTACTTTAATTGAATTTCTTTGATGATGTTATCAAttgaagtttaattattaaatgaaaaaaagtagagggactaaatttatCCGATCCAAatagaaggactaaatttcaaatgtacgaaaagtataaggactgaAAGCATATAGACcaataaaaatgaagaaaaaataatcatataataaaataaataccatAATTCTAACTTGAATAATCCAAGGGAGTAGTGGTAGGTCTTTATTTGGGCAAGTCCCTTTGGGCATAGAAATTGCGAGAGTGGTGTAGGAATGTTCTTATAATGAATGTCTAAGTGTCATGGGCCACGGATCAAAGCCTGTGACGATTGCGCAAAAAGTGTCCTATAAAGGTCAACTGATTAAATGGAGCTCATTTAATCCTATGGAACTAGCCCGACTCATGAAACCCATGGAGAAACTCATCTACTTGAAGCTTTGGTGGCCTAGTGAAACACTCTAGTAAACTAAAGTTACCACGGTAAATAGTATAAATCCTGAAGGGATAAgattgtatagagtttaaatctctTAGGACTCTCAATTGTAAATAGGCTCTAATCTTGACCGTCGATGCAACTCAATTGTATAAAGGCCTTCCCCCTCATTTGTTATTCCACTCATAGTTCTGAATatatttgagagcatttactcaaacacttggcgTGCTATTTTGCTTTGGCTTTTTTGTTCTTCGATGCACTTTCGTTTCGAGTGTGCTTCCACTATATTTTCAgaattctcacttttgcgaGAGTTAAACTGACTTAGACAAATCCAAAGCAAAAATATCACCTAAGATCGTGCGATTTACGAGATTAAAATTCTAACCCCATACCATAAATACTAACCTTTTATTTACAcattacaaaaaagaaaatcaatcattcctttttaataaaataattaaatatctaataatTTCTTAATAGTGAATCCTATCCCTTAATATGAATGGACAACAAAGCCCTATCTTAAAGTTCCAAAATTGAGATAAGGTTTGTATATTTTAGATCACATTtcatttagggttttattttatcttttatttgattttcaataaatgttatttcaaaacaaaaatcattattatttttgaaaatttataattaagtcaAAGTATTACATgtaaaaaaaagtcaattaaTAGATTATATCGAGACCATTAATGTACTAAAGGTGATTAAAAATTGGATTGGGTAGGAAATAGTTCAAAATTAGTtcttatattaacaaatattttgtttgttcaAGTTTGATCCCACATCAAAGGTCATTCTTGTAAAACATCATCGAATTTGTATAGATCTACCTAAAAGAGTTAATGATTAATCTCTCTTTAAAAACGATCGATCTTGTAAAAATGAGCCGAATCTCTTAAGTTTgctttctcttttttgttttgccCAGCGATAATATCAGCTCATAAATTGATTACCTCCTTCCTTTTCCTTCCTcccatcaatttttttttgttttctctttttaatttacatatctTTATTGtcttcacaaaaaaaaaatgcacaCGTACAAATATCAAACACGTCAAAATagacataaaaaaaagaatcattAACATGTAAACTAACCGAAAGGTGAGcaacattgtaattaaaaaagtGATACATAATCAGTATTAGTTATTTTCATATACAGTAAGACACATTGCATCTTTAATAAGACAATACAAGTTCGAGTCTTGGAGATGACTTATTAGAAAGGACAGCTACGCACTCAAATATGGGcaacaaaataaacatgaaagaTACAAAAAACAACTAACATAAATTCATATTATGAATCAATTTATTGATAATGTGTCTAAATATAGTTCActgtatcaaattatatattgtcAATGTATCAAATACAAACctttattaaaatcattgcGGGGCAATTACAACCACTTGTTTGCCCACATTGCGACCACTAAAGAGCCCGATTATAGCAGCAGGGCCATTCTCCAAACCTTCAACAATGTCTTCCACATACTTTACCTTCCCTTCTCTAATGTAAGGCAATATAAAGTCCAAGAACTTCGAATATTGTGGATAGTAATCAACTGTCGCGAATCCTTCAATTCGAATCCTCTTGTAAACAATCGACATTAGATTGTGTACCCCTTCAGGTTGATCACGGTTGTATTGTGAGATCATTCCGCAGACGGCAATGCAACCATGGACTCTCATGTTGAGAATCACAGCATCCAACATTTTACCCCCGACGTTCTCGAAGTAGATGTCGATGCCTTCGGGAAAATACCTGAATTCAAAAAGTTGATTCAATCAACTTGAACTCATATATAATTTGATTCTATTGGATCATAAAAGAAAGTTGACAATTCAAACATGTCCAACTAAACAACTTGAATCCGAAATATCCAAACATTAACTTGACCTAACTCGAAATAGTCTAATGTAAACCTAAATTGACCTGATCCAAACTATCCAATTGACAAAGTCTTTATAGAAGTGAttttttagttagtttaatGTATATATTGAGATAATCAATCACCCAATCTAACATGGTTTGAGAGTTTTTGTATTTGAATCTTGTcaatcatttttcctttttctatgtATTCATGTAATTTTTTGTTGTCCATCGAACTTTTTTTTCACGAACTACATCCAAAGAGAATTGCCCAAAAAAGCCTACCATTGCACTCTTGAAGGTTCGAACCCAAGTGGGATCTAGGATGAACAATCATTAGTCACCAAGCCAGTCATAGGAGTTCAAACGTACCAAAACTatggatcaaattttaaatctattcataagcttcaaaacattttaatcgaatcctcaaattaaaatatcatttcaacAAGATCTTTCTACCACTTTAGTAGTCGGCTTTAACATTAAATATTAGCTTGGATTTAAACAAGAGTATGGTGGGGACCATCGCGCCCAAGccagaaaaaaattagaaaattttagtaagtttgtaaaactttttgaaaatttgattaagtttcttaaaattttctaaaattctcattaagcctctcaaaaatttttaaattattattgaactctcaatttttttttaaaaaaaattctcattagacccctcaaaatttataaaaattttaattaacccCCAAAACTAACTATTAGATCCAAGATACATTTAATGCTAAAACTAACCTTTTCAAAGCTGCATTCAAATCAGGCTCTTCCTTGTAGTTGAAAGCTTCATCAAACCCAAATTTATTCTTCAATAATTCaaccttgtttttttttcaaaacaaatggaagttagttttttaaatatacaaaatgtaatgatatataaaatagataggGTACATGATAGCATGGAAattttgcatatatataaaaatagttgaTTGAGTCTAAGCTCAATTGGTATGGGTATTGTTATCAATGTAGAAGGATGTGGGTTCAAGTTTATTTAAGATTAGAAATTGTGATGCTATACTCATATGGAAGGACgcatatataaaaaagaaaaaaaaagagatcaatTTATGGGTGAGTATTTGGtatattgtaacttttttttattccacaagtagccttaaaaaattgacatgtctcttttttgtaaatatctatttctttaatattttactatagcTCTGTAGTATACTTACAAACCCCTTAttctttgataaaaaaataatattatccaaagaataaaattgaacataccataaaaaaacattattaggattttttttttatgaattacaaTAACAGGGTAAAGCCCGAACAATAAAGGCAATTAGTGCGACTCAAACCCAAACCACATCTAGGACGGTGAACACCTTAAATCATCAGGCCACCACATAGGATTccaatattaatgtttttaaaaaagttattacCTATATTTATCATCCacctacttatatatataattggttaaaatatgcttcaaGTCTctgcatttttttatatttggaatttagtccttttattattatttaaaaaaaaaatttaattcgtcaactctttaaatttaaaaactcaagTACAATTGTTAACATGATTGacatttttctcttaaattcattgatgtgatattttttaaattaaaagaaatttataaccTTGTCTTGAGTCCCAGCACTGCCAACAACATAGCAACCCATTAGCTTTGCAAATTGGCCAACAAGCTGTCCAACAGCACCAGATGCAGCTGACACTAACACATATTCCCCTTTCTTTGGTGCGCAAACCTCATAGGATCCTCCATATGCAGTCAAACCAGGCATCCCTgttaaaatttcagatttactcattatattttaatttgatataatatgatccttctattattataattttatcaattaataattttgtaaaaatagaaacttactaatagttgaatagttggatgaccattttgtaacttttcatagttggacaaccaaaaaagaaatttactaatagttggatGACTACTAGTGAAGTTTACCCATAACAATAAGAGATGATGAATTATGCCCAATATAGGGACTAAGTcccaaaattataatataaaaagaaaaaggaaacgaAACCATAATTTCAAGAAATTACCAAGAATTCCAATATAGTAGGAAAGGGGTATATCAGTATGATGGATTTTAAAGAGCCCTTCACTTGATTTCAGCAATGAATACTCTTCCCATCCTGTTAATCCCCAAACCAAATCTCCTTCCTTGAATTCTGGGTTTCTTGAATCAATAACTTTACCCACTCCAAACCCAGTTATTAGCTGCAAATAATTACGCccttaatcaaaaaaataaaaaagtaaaatcctGTCATTAATCCATCAAGCAtacataaattatgaatttagttttttattctaattttagaaGGGCCTAAAGagcaattttccatttttagagGCAAGGCCTCTAGCTACCGACCTTGTTACaaatactcaaaaattaaattattggtaAGTTTTTGCtttagtcacttaattttaaaaagttatgaaatggtcactaaactattcaaaaactTTCATTCAAGTCATTGCTAATGTATACGGTATACTCTTCTCTGTTCGCacaccattttgtaactttttgaagttgaatgactaaaacgtaataattaacaaatttacatactactagaataaaataaaagaacaaagacTGAATCCGTAACTTACAGCGGCCGGAGTGTATGAACCGAAGATTTCTGAACTTCGGTTCGTCATCAAAAGTCGCATA of Gossypium raimondii isolate GPD5lz chromosome 3, ASM2569854v1, whole genome shotgun sequence contains these proteins:
- the LOC105796310 gene encoding 2-alkenal reductase (NADP(+)-dependent), whose amino-acid sequence is MADGSEKNAVVSNKKVIFKDYVSGFPKESDMAITVEENLKLKVAGDSKGILVKNLYLSCDPYMRLLMTNRSSEIFGSYTPAALITGFGVGKVIDSRNPEFKEGDLVWGLTGWEEYSLLKSSEGLFKIHHTDIPLSYYIGILGMPGLTAYGGSYEVCAPKKGEYVLVSAASGAVGQLVGQFAKLMGCYVVGSAGTQDKVELLKNKFGFDEAFNYKEEPDLNAALKRYFPEGIDIYFENVGGKMLDAVILNMRVHGCIAVCGMISQYNRDQPEGVHNLMSIVYKRIRIEGFATVDYYPQYSKFLDFILPYIREGKVKYVEDIVEGLENGPAAIIGLFSGRNVGKQVVVIAPQ